Proteins encoded by one window of Luteimonas yindakuii:
- the glp gene encoding gephyrin-like molybdotransferase Glp — MESFPVRIGYHDACRLIDDAAARHRLPVQRLPLARAHGHVLAEDVRAVLPQPPFDNAAMDGFACRHADLARAGRAGLLLAGEQFAGAIAAARVDAGHCVRITTGAPLPEGADTVMMKEAATVEGDRVRFAGEAVAGQFVRRAGEDCRLGDLLAVAGQALASGQLALFAAQGMTEVAVHRRPTVAVFTTGDELVEPGMPLAPGMIYNANRVQLMALLREAGLEPTAWPTLPDDPGQIYSALLHAGHAFDVVLTCGGVSAGEKDHLPQLLRERARILFWKARLKPGMPVLLAEGGSLGNALFLCLPGNPVSVLATWLALGRRLTDGLQGRAPRSLRSAKLMQDWDKRHERLEFLRGRLLDDGDGVLHVEPNAADGSHRMRAAADSDALIVLDEGARHYRAGTPVGIIAY; from the coding sequence ATGGAGTCTTTCCCCGTCCGCATCGGCTACCACGACGCCTGCCGGCTGATCGACGACGCTGCCGCGCGCCACCGCCTGCCGGTGCAGCGCCTGCCGCTTGCACGCGCGCATGGACATGTCCTCGCCGAAGACGTGCGCGCCGTGCTGCCGCAGCCGCCGTTCGACAACGCGGCCATGGACGGGTTTGCCTGCCGCCATGCCGACCTTGCGCGCGCCGGCCGCGCTGGCCTGCTGCTCGCAGGCGAGCAGTTCGCCGGTGCGATTGCGGCGGCCAGGGTCGATGCCGGGCATTGCGTGCGCATCACCACCGGCGCACCGTTGCCCGAGGGTGCGGACACGGTAATGATGAAGGAGGCAGCGACGGTCGAAGGTGATCGCGTGCGGTTCGCCGGCGAGGCGGTAGCCGGGCAGTTCGTGCGCCGCGCGGGCGAGGACTGTCGCCTGGGCGATCTGCTGGCGGTCGCCGGTCAGGCCCTGGCTTCCGGGCAGCTGGCCCTGTTCGCGGCCCAGGGCATGACCGAGGTCGCCGTGCACCGGCGCCCGACCGTGGCGGTGTTCACCACCGGCGATGAGCTGGTCGAACCCGGCATGCCGCTGGCACCCGGGATGATCTACAACGCCAACCGCGTGCAGCTGATGGCACTGCTGCGCGAAGCCGGCCTCGAGCCGACCGCGTGGCCGACGCTGCCGGACGATCCGGGACAGATCTATTCGGCGCTGCTGCATGCCGGCCATGCCTTCGACGTGGTGCTGACCTGTGGTGGCGTGTCCGCCGGGGAAAAGGACCACCTGCCGCAACTGCTGCGCGAGCGTGCGCGCATCCTGTTCTGGAAGGCGCGGCTGAAGCCCGGCATGCCGGTTCTGCTGGCGGAGGGCGGCTCGCTCGGCAATGCGCTCTTCCTGTGCCTGCCGGGCAACCCGGTTTCGGTGCTCGCCACCTGGCTGGCGCTCGGTCGACGACTCACCGATGGTCTGCAGGGCAGGGCGCCACGATCGCTGCGCAGCGCGAAGCTGATGCAGGACTGGGACAAGCGGCACGAGCGGCTGGAGTTCCTGCGCGGCCGCCTGCTCGACGATGGCGATGGTGTTCTCCACGTCGAACCCAACGCTGCCGACGGTTCGCACCGGATGCGCGCGGCAGCGGATTCGGATGCGCTGATCGTGCTGGACGAGGGCGCGCGCCACTACCGCGCCGGGACGCCGGTCGGGATCATCGCGTACTGA
- the moeB gene encoding molybdopterin-synthase adenylyltransferase MoeB, whose product MSIEELTPREALRRLRAGARLVDVRESHERDLGMADGAHGIALGELDALIAGVVPAPGDELLLICQSGARSLQAAQRLQARGYHRLASVVGGTSRWQAEGLPMTAPAAHVDLDFHERYARHLRLPEIGVEGQRRLERAHVMMVGAGGLGSPAAYYLIAAGLGRLRIADDDVVDRSNLQRQILHTDARIGHSKVASAATALSALNPRARIEPIAERVTSANVESLLEGVDVVIDGADNFPVRYLVNDACVKLGKPLVYGAVHRFEGQTSVFDTGGRRGEAPCYRCLFPEPPPPEAAPNCSEAGVLGVLPGVIGMLQATETLKLLLGIGEPLRGRLLHFDALAMRFRETRLPADPDCPLCAPGREFPGYIDYAAFCAGAG is encoded by the coding sequence ATGAGCATCGAGGAACTCACCCCGCGCGAAGCACTGCGCCGCCTGCGCGCCGGCGCACGCCTTGTCGACGTGCGCGAATCGCACGAGCGCGACCTGGGCATGGCCGATGGCGCCCACGGCATTGCCCTCGGCGAACTGGACGCCCTGATTGCCGGGGTCGTGCCCGCGCCCGGCGACGAGCTGCTGTTGATCTGCCAGTCCGGTGCCCGTTCCCTGCAGGCCGCGCAGCGCCTGCAGGCCCGCGGTTACCACCGGCTTGCCTCGGTGGTCGGAGGGACCAGCCGATGGCAGGCGGAAGGCCTGCCGATGACGGCGCCCGCTGCGCATGTCGACCTCGATTTCCACGAGCGCTACGCGCGCCACCTGCGCCTGCCGGAGATCGGTGTCGAAGGCCAGCGTCGGCTGGAGCGCGCGCACGTGATGATGGTCGGCGCCGGCGGGCTGGGCTCGCCGGCCGCGTATTACCTGATCGCCGCCGGCCTGGGCCGGCTGCGTATCGCCGACGACGACGTGGTCGACCGGAGCAACCTGCAGCGGCAGATCCTGCACACCGATGCCCGCATCGGACATTCCAAGGTCGCGTCCGCGGCAACCGCGCTCTCGGCGCTCAACCCGCGCGCGCGGATCGAGCCGATCGCCGAGCGGGTGACCAGTGCCAACGTGGAGTCGCTGCTGGAGGGCGTCGACGTGGTGATCGACGGCGCCGACAACTTCCCGGTGCGCTACCTGGTCAACGACGCCTGCGTGAAGCTGGGCAAGCCGCTGGTGTACGGCGCGGTGCATCGCTTCGAAGGGCAGACCAGCGTGTTCGATACCGGCGGACGCCGCGGCGAGGCGCCGTGCTACCGCTGCCTGTTCCCGGAGCCGCCGCCGCCCGAAGCGGCGCCGAACTGTTCCGAGGCCGGTGTACTCGGCGTGCTGCCGGGGGTGATCGGCATGTTGCAGGCCACGGAAACCCTGAAGCTTCTGCTGGGCATCGGCGAGCCGCTGCGCGGCCGTCTGCTGCACTTCGACGCATTGGCGATGCGCTTCCGCGAGACGCGGCTGCCGGCCGATCCGGACTGCCCGCTGTGTGCGCCGGGACGCGAATTCCCGGGCTACATCGATTACGCGGCGTTCTGCGCCGGCGCGGGCTGA
- a CDS encoding DUF2272 domain-containing protein, whose amino-acid sequence MPLCLRVSVLRWVALLLLVPGVAPAADPCPLLRGEVDAADVATRIAAVACEEHQLWHRPFIDADGRLAGSVVREAEAALLANGEQAWRRVAGYWRDSGLLAAAAGRPGAAECAYAGIDGHPSPACRAFVVDTPWSAAYVSWVMRRAGLRGFNGSASHVSYVRDAYRGPDASAYRVAAPESARPKRGDLLCYARASTRTFGFAGLAQLLATSDEGLGMHCDIVVDARPHTGLAWLVGGNVFDGVTLRMLPLTPGGLLHELPVRQLSDPPCSPDHPQACSANRQDWTVLLELRPPDVLAGLAPPPPLQVTHAASIVLPAQPPGTPDGCCIHCIAGDTRVPRCPRDAGGSGGD is encoded by the coding sequence ATGCCGTTGTGTCTGCGCGTGTCCGTTCTCCGCTGGGTCGCGTTGCTGCTGCTCGTACCGGGCGTGGCCCCCGCGGCTGATCCCTGTCCGCTGCTGCGCGGTGAGGTCGATGCCGCCGATGTCGCGACCCGCATCGCCGCGGTGGCGTGCGAGGAGCACCAGCTCTGGCACCGGCCGTTCATCGACGCCGACGGGCGCCTGGCCGGGTCGGTGGTGCGCGAAGCGGAGGCCGCGTTGCTCGCCAACGGCGAGCAGGCGTGGCGGCGCGTCGCCGGCTACTGGCGCGACAGCGGATTGCTTGCCGCGGCGGCGGGGCGGCCCGGCGCCGCCGAGTGCGCGTACGCCGGGATCGATGGCCATCCATCACCGGCCTGCCGTGCCTTCGTCGTCGACACGCCGTGGTCGGCGGCGTACGTGTCATGGGTGATGCGGCGCGCCGGCCTGCGCGGTTTCAACGGCTCGGCCAGCCACGTCTCCTACGTGCGCGACGCCTACCGCGGCCCGGATGCCAGCGCCTACCGGGTGGCGGCCCCGGAGTCGGCACGGCCGAAGCGCGGCGACCTGCTGTGCTATGCCCGCGCCAGCACCCGCACGTTCGGCTTTGCCGGCCTTGCCCAGCTGCTGGCAACCAGCGACGAAGGCCTGGGCATGCATTGCGACATCGTGGTCGACGCCCGGCCGCATACGGGGCTGGCCTGGCTGGTCGGCGGCAACGTCTTCGATGGCGTCACCCTGCGCATGCTGCCGCTGACCCCGGGCGGCCTGCTGCATGAACTGCCGGTCCGGCAGCTGTCCGATCCACCGTGCAGCCCGGACCACCCACAGGCATGCAGCGCCAACCGGCAGGACTGGACCGTGCTGCTGGAGCTCAGGCCGCCCGACGTACTCGCCGGCCTGGCGCCGCCACCACCGCTGCAGGTTACGCACGCGGCATCGATCGTATTACCGGCACAGCCACCGGGGACGCCGGACGGCTGCTGTATCCATTGCATCGCCGGAGACACCCGCGTGCCGCGTTGTCCGCGCGATGCGGGTGGCAGTGGCGGCGACTGA
- a CDS encoding DUF1244 domain-containing protein — MTDTTTELEAAAFRRLLQHLNGHRPDVQNIDLMILAGFCRNCLADWYREAAAGRGIALDKDAARERIYGMPFAEWKARHQREATPAQLAAFEAAQRAQPPAG; from the coding sequence ATGACCGACACCACCACCGAACTCGAAGCGGCCGCATTCCGGCGCCTGCTGCAGCACCTCAACGGGCACCGTCCGGATGTGCAGAACATCGACCTGATGATCCTCGCCGGCTTCTGCAGGAACTGTCTGGCGGACTGGTACCGCGAAGCCGCCGCCGGGCGCGGCATCGCGCTGGACAAGGACGCCGCGCGCGAACGCATCTACGGGATGCCGTTCGCCGAATGGAAGGCCCGCCACCAGCGCGAGGCGACGCCTGCGCAGCTCGCCGCGTTCGAAGCAGCACAGCGGGCGCAGCCACCGGCCGGATGA
- the folD gene encoding bifunctional methylenetetrahydrofolate dehydrogenase/methenyltetrahydrofolate cyclohydrolase FolD has protein sequence MTSEPAQTARILDGRRIADSLLDELRLRVDARVAAGRARPTLAVVLVGQDPASQSYVRNKRRAAEKVGIRAIDIDLPAGTSEAELEALIDRLNADPEVDGILVQLPLPGIADASRLIQRIDPLKDVDGFHPENVGQLALRQFGLRPCTPRGITTLLAYTDRPVRGQSATIVGVSNHVGRPMALELLIAGCTVTSCHKFTPPEVLQRHVGEADILVVAVGRPDIVPGEWVKPGAVVIDVGINRLEDGRLVGDVGFAAAARRASWITPVPGGVGPMTVATLMQNTLEAAEASDA, from the coding sequence ATGACCTCCGAGCCCGCCCAGACCGCACGCATCCTTGATGGCCGCCGGATCGCCGATTCGCTGCTCGACGAGCTGCGCCTGCGGGTCGACGCACGGGTGGCCGCAGGCCGGGCACGACCGACGCTTGCCGTGGTGCTGGTGGGTCAGGATCCGGCGTCGCAGTCCTATGTGCGCAACAAGCGTCGCGCGGCGGAAAAGGTCGGCATCCGTGCGATCGACATCGACCTTCCTGCGGGCACCAGCGAGGCGGAACTCGAGGCACTGATCGACCGGCTCAATGCCGACCCGGAGGTCGATGGCATCCTGGTGCAGCTGCCGCTGCCGGGCATCGCCGACGCCAGCCGCCTGATCCAGCGCATCGACCCGCTCAAGGACGTCGACGGCTTCCATCCCGAGAACGTCGGCCAGCTGGCGCTGCGCCAGTTCGGCCTGCGCCCGTGCACGCCGCGCGGCATCACCACCTTGCTGGCGTATACCGACCGCCCGGTGCGCGGACAGAGCGCGACGATCGTCGGCGTGTCCAACCATGTCGGCCGGCCAATGGCGCTGGAGCTGCTGATCGCCGGCTGCACGGTCACCAGCTGCCACAAGTTCACCCCGCCCGAGGTCCTGCAACGCCACGTGGGCGAGGCCGACATCCTGGTCGTCGCGGTGGGGCGTCCCGACATCGTGCCGGGGGAGTGGGTCAAGCCCGGCGCGGTGGTGATCGACGTCGGCATCAACCGCCTCGAGGATGGCCGCCTGGTCGGCGACGTCGGCTTCGCGGCGGCGGCGCGCCGCGCCAGCTGGATCACACCGGTTCCGGGCGGAGTGGGGCCGATGACCGTCGCCACGCTGATGCAGAACACCCTGGAGGCGGCGGAAGCGTCCGACGCCTGA
- the guaB gene encoding IMP dehydrogenase: MLRIQAEALTYDDVSLVPAHSIVLPKDVSLATRLTRDLRLNMPIVSAAMDTVTEARLAIAMAQLGGIGIVHKNMSAERQAAQVLQVKNFEAGVIREPFTVGPQTSIGEVLRLTRARNISGVPVVDGDQLVGIVTGRDMRFEKKLDDPVRNIMTRKEKLVTVKEGASDEEVIELLHRHRIEKVLVVNDEFQLRGLITVKDIQKAQDNPNAAKDASESLLVGAAVGVGGDTEDRIERLAAAGVDVIIVDTAHGHSQGVLDRVAWAKKHYPQLQVVGGNIVTGDAALALMDAGADAVKVGVGPGSICTTRIVAGVGVPQITAIDLVASALQERIPLIADGGIRYSGDIGKALAAGASTVMIGGLFAGTEETPGETELYQGRSYKSYRGMGSLAAMEKGSSDRYFQDAASADKLVPEGIEGRVPYRGPLSGVIHQLIGGLRATMGYVGCATVEEMRNKPQFVQITGAGQRESHVHDVQITKEPPNYRMG; encoded by the coding sequence ATGCTGCGCATCCAGGCCGAAGCACTGACCTACGACGACGTCTCGCTAGTCCCGGCGCATTCCATCGTCCTGCCCAAGGACGTTTCGCTCGCCACCCGCCTGACCCGCGACCTCCGCCTGAACATGCCGATCGTGTCTGCCGCCATGGACACGGTGACCGAGGCGCGCCTGGCGATCGCCATGGCCCAGCTGGGCGGCATCGGCATCGTGCACAAGAACATGAGCGCCGAGCGCCAGGCCGCGCAGGTGCTGCAGGTCAAGAACTTCGAAGCGGGCGTCATCCGCGAGCCGTTCACCGTCGGCCCGCAGACCTCGATCGGCGAAGTCCTGCGTCTCACCCGCGCGCGCAACATCTCCGGCGTGCCGGTGGTCGACGGCGACCAGCTGGTCGGCATCGTCACCGGGCGCGACATGCGCTTCGAGAAGAAGCTCGACGACCCGGTGCGCAACATCATGACCCGCAAGGAGAAGCTGGTCACGGTGAAGGAAGGCGCCAGCGACGAGGAAGTGATCGAGCTGCTGCATCGGCACCGGATCGAGAAGGTGCTGGTGGTCAACGACGAGTTCCAGCTCCGCGGGCTGATCACCGTCAAGGACATCCAGAAGGCGCAGGACAATCCCAACGCGGCCAAGGACGCTTCCGAGAGCCTGCTGGTCGGTGCCGCGGTCGGCGTCGGTGGCGACACCGAAGACCGTATCGAACGCCTGGCGGCCGCCGGCGTCGACGTGATCATCGTCGACACCGCGCACGGCCATTCGCAGGGCGTGCTCGACCGCGTCGCCTGGGCGAAGAAGCACTATCCGCAGCTGCAGGTGGTCGGCGGCAACATCGTCACCGGCGATGCCGCGCTGGCACTGATGGATGCCGGCGCCGATGCGGTCAAGGTCGGCGTGGGCCCCGGTTCGATCTGCACCACGCGCATCGTCGCTGGCGTCGGCGTGCCGCAGATCACCGCGATCGACCTGGTCGCTTCCGCACTGCAGGAGCGCATCCCGCTGATCGCCGACGGCGGTATCCGCTATTCCGGCGACATCGGCAAGGCACTGGCTGCCGGCGCGTCCACGGTGATGATCGGCGGCCTGTTTGCGGGCACCGAGGAAACCCCCGGCGAGACCGAGCTCTACCAGGGCCGCAGCTACAAGAGCTACCGCGGCATGGGCAGCCTGGCCGCGATGGAGAAGGGGTCGAGTGACCGCTATTTCCAGGACGCCGCCTCCGCCGACAAGCTGGTGCCCGAGGGCATCGAAGGCCGCGTGCCGTACCGCGGCCCGCTGTCGGGCGTGATCCATCAGCTGATCGGCGGCCTGCGCGCGACGATGGGTTATGTCGGCTGCGCGACCGTCGAGGAAATGCGCAACAAGCCGCAGTTCGTGCAGATCACCGGCGCCGGCCAGCGCGAGAGCCACGTCCACGACGTGCAGATCACCAAGGAACCGCCGAACTACCGGATGGGCTGA